A section of the Phaseolus vulgaris cultivar G19833 chromosome 8, P. vulgaris v2.0, whole genome shotgun sequence genome encodes:
- the LOC137825913 gene encoding E3 ubiquitin-protein ligase At3g02290-like yields the protein MGSVCCCFNVDDIEDYMHPNSPVYRNCACLSCFAQYFLTVYASIFRRGEVHAIPSSIQGAASMTSTASLDSSLSDIYRSPPRPLPYDADPRFFRSQRDGLVSRREKGSSHLNEESEPLRGDGDADSESLNLGGKWNDTSEDGSKEYRKSSVRLSSAKLTTGAGVVYSSSEEEDVCPTCLEEYTEENPKIVTNCSHHFHLGCIYEWMERSDNCPVCGKVMVFDETT from the exons ATGGGTTCAGTTTGTTGCTGTTTTAATGTTGATGACATTGAAGATTATATGCATCCAAATAGTCCTGTATACAGGAACTGTGCGTGTCTCAGTTGTTTCGCACAGTACTTTTTGACTGTG TATGCCTCAATATTCCGTAGAGGGGAAGTGCATGCAATTCCTTCATCTATACAGGGTGCAGCATCTATGACTTCTACAGCATCACTTGATAGTTCTCTATCTGACATTTACCGTTCTCCTCCAAGACCGTTGCCATATGATGCAGACCCCAGGTTTTTCCGTTCACAGCGCGATGGACTAGTGTCAAGACGTGAGAAGGGTTCAAGTCATTTGAATGAAGAGTCAGAACCTCTAAGAGGTGATGGAGATGCTGACTCAGAATCTTTAAATTTGGGTGGCAAATGGAATGACACCAGTGAAGATGGATCAAAGGAATACCGTAAGTCCTCTGTGAGACTTTCATCAGCAAAACTTACAACTGGAGCTGGGGTTGTGTATTCATCATCAGAAGAGGAGGATGTCTGTCCGACTTGTCTAGAAG AATACACTGAAGAAAATCCAAAGATAGTGACAAACTGCTCTCATCATTTTCACCTTGGTTGCATATATGAGTGGATGGAAAGAAGTGACAACTGTCCTGTTTGTGGGAAG GTGATGGTATTCGATGAAACGACTTAA